The Brasilonema sennae CENA114 genome includes a region encoding these proteins:
- a CDS encoding DNA-directed RNA polymerase subunit beta'' — MTNDKMVFRNRIVDKGQLKNLISWSFIHYGTARTAMMADKLKDLGFRYATKAGVSISVDDLMVPPSKRSLLEAAEAEIRATEERYQRGEITEVERFQKVIDTWNGTSEALKDEVVNYFKKNNPLNSVYMMAFSGARGNISQVRQLVGMRGLMADPQGEIIDQPIKTNFREGLTVTEYIISSYGARKGLVDTALRTADSGYLTRRLVDVSQDVIIREFDCGTTRGIPLRAMTEGEKVLINLGTRLMGRVIGEDVVHPKTKEVIAARNSPVSDELARKIDKAGVKEVVVRSPLTCEAARSVCQHCYGWSLAHAKMVDLGEAVGIIAAQSIGEPGTQLTMRTFHTGGVFSGEVAKQVRAESAGTVRLPRKLRTRAYRTRHGEDALYVEANGNITLEVVTDNAGSPTPQDIAVTQGSTLYVVDGQKIKTGQLVAEVAIGGRTTRINTEKAVKDVASDMAGEVKFADVVPEQKTDRQGNTTTTAARGGLIWILSGEVYNLPPGAELVVNNGDTIESNGVLAETKLTTLHGGVVRLPEATPGKGTREIEIITASVVLDQATVTAQTAQGRNNYLVTTGNNQVFNLRATPGTKVQNGQVVAELIDDRYRTTTGGLLKYAGVDVQKKGKAKLGYEVVQGGTLLWIPEETHEVNKDISLLMVEDGQFVEAGTEVVKDIFCQNSGVIEVTQKNDILREVVVKPGELLMVDDPEAVMGKDGTFIQPGEELLGQVATELRYIEYVESPEGPGLLSRPVVEFAVPNNPDVPSTTSVSQQTSRSIQLRAVQRLPYKDSERVKTVEGVELLRTQLVLEIEQEGEQDHNASPLAADIELVADVEDPEIQRLQLVILESLVLRRDIAADVTQGSTQTSLEVEDGQTIVPSSVVARTQILCKEGGIVRGVQKGTEAVRRCLVLRHTDMTTTNLSSPPKVKVGELVVEGVEIAPGVFAEQSGQVLALQKGERKAQKAQGEIPPTEESALTTVNYSVTLRVGRPYRVSGGAVLQVDDGDLVQRGDNLVLLVFERAKTGDIIQGLPRIEELLEARKPKEACILARRTGELKVVYGDGDEAIALKVVESNGVVTDYPLGPGQNLIMPDGSPITAGQALTDGPSNPHEILDIFFSLGSEDGIYACASHALQKVQTFLVNEVQSVYQSQGIDIADKHIEVIVRQMTSKVRIDDGGDTSMLPGELVELRQVEQVNEAMAITGGARAQYTPVLLGITKASLNTDSFISAASFQETTRVLTEAAIEGKSDWLRGLKENVIIGRLIPAGTGFNAYEEPGAIEDYAADMTTTVLDEVDDPLDMVLDDRTARSYQLDSPTVNGDGFGLRRSPEKSILDEDDLMLPSDSETDLDDFAEEDYDEDDDYDDDDE, encoded by the coding sequence ATGACTAATGACAAAATGGTTTTTCGGAATCGCATCGTTGACAAAGGTCAACTGAAGAACCTTATCTCCTGGTCGTTCATCCATTATGGTACGGCCCGGACAGCAATGATGGCAGACAAATTAAAAGATTTGGGATTCCGCTACGCGACCAAAGCAGGTGTTTCCATCAGTGTTGATGATTTGATGGTTCCTCCTTCCAAGCGATCGCTTCTAGAAGCCGCCGAAGCTGAAATTCGTGCAACAGAAGAACGCTACCAACGTGGAGAAATTACCGAAGTAGAGCGATTCCAAAAAGTGATTGACACTTGGAACGGTACTTCTGAAGCCCTCAAAGACGAAGTGGTCAACTACTTCAAGAAAAATAACCCCCTTAACTCCGTGTACATGATGGCATTCTCTGGAGCAAGGGGTAACATTTCTCAGGTGCGCCAATTGGTCGGAATGCGAGGACTAATGGCGGATCCCCAAGGAGAAATTATTGACCAGCCGATCAAAACAAACTTCCGCGAAGGACTGACCGTAACAGAATACATTATTTCGTCTTACGGTGCGAGAAAAGGTCTAGTAGACACAGCCTTGCGGACTGCTGACTCTGGTTATCTTACCCGCCGTTTGGTGGACGTATCGCAGGATGTGATTATTCGAGAATTTGACTGCGGTACCACCAGGGGAATTCCTTTGCGAGCTATGACAGAAGGTGAGAAAGTCTTGATTAACCTTGGCACAAGGTTAATGGGACGAGTCATTGGAGAGGATGTCGTGCATCCAAAAACAAAAGAAGTTATTGCAGCACGTAATAGCCCCGTTTCCGATGAACTGGCACGCAAAATTGATAAGGCCGGAGTCAAAGAAGTCGTCGTGCGTTCTCCTTTGACTTGTGAAGCAGCGCGATCCGTCTGCCAACATTGCTATGGCTGGAGTTTGGCACACGCTAAGATGGTGGATCTTGGCGAAGCTGTAGGTATTATTGCGGCACAAAGTATTGGTGAACCTGGTACCCAGCTGACAATGCGTACCTTCCACACAGGTGGTGTCTTCTCTGGTGAAGTAGCAAAACAAGTCCGTGCAGAATCCGCTGGTACCGTTCGCTTGCCACGTAAATTGCGGACAAGGGCTTACCGCACCCGCCACGGGGAAGACGCCCTGTATGTAGAAGCCAATGGCAACATTACTTTAGAAGTAGTAACAGACAACGCTGGCTCCCCCACGCCTCAAGACATTGCTGTGACCCAAGGTTCAACACTCTACGTTGTTGATGGGCAAAAGATTAAAACAGGTCAGCTAGTGGCTGAGGTTGCGATCGGTGGACGTACAACTCGTATCAATACAGAAAAAGCAGTCAAAGATGTCGCCTCTGACATGGCAGGGGAAGTCAAATTTGCCGATGTTGTGCCAGAACAAAAAACTGACCGTCAGGGAAACACCACAACAACAGCAGCACGGGGGGGATTGATTTGGATTCTCTCAGGGGAAGTTTATAACTTACCCCCAGGAGCAGAGTTGGTGGTCAACAATGGTGACACCATAGAATCCAACGGTGTTCTAGCAGAAACCAAGTTAACAACGTTACATGGCGGTGTGGTCCGCTTACCTGAAGCAACCCCAGGTAAAGGAACACGGGAAATTGAAATTATCACTGCTTCTGTGGTTTTAGACCAAGCAACAGTAACAGCGCAAACCGCTCAAGGTCGCAACAACTACTTAGTCACCACTGGAAACAACCAAGTCTTTAACCTGAGAGCAACCCCAGGCACAAAAGTTCAAAATGGTCAAGTGGTAGCTGAGTTGATTGATGACCGCTATCGCACAACCACTGGTGGATTGCTGAAATACGCTGGTGTGGATGTCCAGAAAAAAGGTAAGGCAAAGCTGGGTTACGAGGTAGTGCAGGGAGGTACCCTCCTCTGGATTCCTGAAGAAACCCACGAAGTGAATAAAGATATTTCGCTGCTAATGGTAGAAGACGGTCAGTTTGTTGAAGCTGGCACCGAAGTCGTGAAAGATATCTTCTGCCAAAACAGTGGTGTGATCGAAGTCACTCAGAAAAACGACATTCTCCGGGAAGTGGTTGTTAAGCCAGGAGAACTGTTGATGGTGGACGACCCAGAAGCAGTGATGGGCAAAGATGGCACCTTTATTCAGCCCGGTGAAGAATTATTAGGGCAAGTCGCGACAGAGTTGCGCTACATCGAATATGTGGAATCACCAGAAGGTCCAGGACTGTTAAGTCGTCCAGTTGTTGAGTTTGCAGTACCCAACAATCCTGATGTGCCATCAACCACATCAGTCAGTCAACAAACAAGTCGTTCAATTCAATTGCGGGCAGTACAGCGTCTGCCATACAAAGATTCTGAGCGTGTCAAGACCGTCGAAGGTGTTGAACTGCTGCGAACCCAACTGGTGTTGGAAATTGAGCAGGAAGGCGAACAAGACCACAATGCTTCCCCCTTGGCAGCAGATATTGAATTAGTAGCGGATGTTGAGGATCCAGAAATTCAGCGCTTGCAACTAGTCATTTTGGAATCTTTGGTGCTTCGTCGGGATATAGCTGCTGACGTAACCCAAGGCAGTACTCAGACAAGCCTGGAAGTAGAGGATGGACAAACAATAGTCCCAAGTTCTGTCGTCGCACGTACCCAAATATTGTGTAAAGAAGGGGGTATTGTGCGGGGGGTGCAAAAGGGAACAGAGGCGGTTCGCCGCTGTTTAGTGTTGCGCCACACTGACATGACTACGACTAATTTGAGCTCCCCACCCAAAGTCAAAGTCGGTGAGTTGGTAGTAGAAGGTGTAGAAATTGCTCCTGGAGTCTTTGCCGAGCAATCTGGGCAAGTCCTGGCACTACAGAAAGGAGAAAGAAAAGCCCAGAAGGCACAAGGAGAAATACCCCCTACTGAGGAATCAGCACTCACTACTGTGAACTACTCCGTTACACTCCGTGTTGGTCGTCCGTACCGAGTCAGTGGAGGCGCTGTGTTGCAGGTAGACGATGGCGACCTAGTACAACGTGGTGATAACTTAGTGTTGTTGGTGTTTGAACGCGCCAAGACTGGGGACATCATTCAAGGTTTGCCCAGAATTGAGGAACTCCTTGAAGCCCGTAAGCCAAAAGAGGCGTGTATACTAGCACGTCGTACTGGAGAACTCAAGGTCGTTTACGGCGATGGCGATGAAGCGATCGCGCTGAAAGTTGTTGAATCCAATGGTGTGGTCACCGATTATCCTCTAGGACCCGGACAAAACTTGATCATGCCAGATGGATCACCAATCACAGCCGGACAAGCATTAACTGATGGTCCTTCTAATCCCCATGAAATTTTGGACATCTTCTTCAGCCTGGGTTCTGAAGACGGAATTTATGCCTGCGCCAGCCATGCCTTGCAAAAGGTGCAAACGTTCTTGGTGAACGAAGTGCAATCAGTGTATCAGTCCCAAGGTATTGATATTGCGGACAAGCACATTGAAGTTATTGTCCGCCAGATGACCTCGAAAGTACGGATAGATGATGGTGGTGACACCAGCATGCTGCCTGGAGAATTGGTAGAGTTGCGCCAAGTCGAGCAAGTCAATGAAGCGATGGCAATCACTGGTGGTGCACGAGCGCAGTATACCCCAGTATTATTAGGTATTACCAAAGCATCGTTGAATACCGATAGCTTTATTTCCGCAGCATCCTTCCAAGAAACAACGCGTGTCTTGACTGAGGCGGCAATTGAAGGTAAGTCTGATTGGTTGCGCGGCTTAAAGGAAAACGTGATTATCGGACGACTGATTCCTGCAGGTACTGGGTTTAACGCTTATGAAGAACCTGGTGCGATCGAGGACTATGCTGCTGATATGACTACCACTGTCTTGGATGAAGTTGACGATCCACTCGATATGGTCTTGGATGACCGCACAGCCCGAAGCTATCAATTAGATTCTCCCACTGTTAACGGGGATGGTTTTGGTCTCAGACGCAGTCCAGAAAAATCCATATTGGATGAGGATGATTTGATGCTTCCTTCTGATAGCGAAACTGACCTTGATGACTTCGCAGAAGAAGACTACGATGAAGACGACGATTACGATGATGACGACGAGTAG
- a CDS encoding universal stress protein, which yields MLKTILVALDDSELADKVIHTLQQLVLEKDSKVILCHVFSPSESEMELPADRPQPESLTFSYFHIEKQLQSYQTLLPVESNIELVTGNPPEEIIRLANIYKADLIIIGSRGLTGMNRIVQGSVSSQVVEDANCSVLVVK from the coding sequence GTGCTAAAGACTATTTTGGTTGCTCTAGATGATTCCGAACTTGCAGACAAAGTCATTCACACTCTACAACAACTGGTTCTGGAAAAAGACAGCAAAGTTATTCTCTGCCATGTGTTTTCTCCATCCGAATCGGAGATGGAACTACCCGCTGATCGTCCTCAGCCAGAGTCATTAACATTTTCTTATTTTCATATTGAAAAACAGCTGCAATCTTACCAAACACTATTACCAGTTGAAAGCAATATAGAACTTGTTACCGGTAACCCACCAGAAGAGATTATTCGCCTTGCAAATATTTATAAAGCTGATTTAATTATCATTGGCAGTCGCGGGTTAACTGGTATGAACCGAATTGTCCAGGGTTCTGTGAGTTCTCAAGTGGTGGAAGATGCCAATTGTTCTGTGTTAGTCGTCAAGTAA
- a CDS encoding DNA-directed RNA polymerase subunit gamma, whose amino-acid sequence MRVAQNNQFDYVKIGLASPERIRIWGERTLPNGQVVGEVTKPETINYRTLKPEMDGLFCERIFGPAKDWECHCGKYKRVRHRGIVCERCGVEVTESRVRRHRMGYIKLAAPVAHVWYLKGIPSYISILLDMPLRDVEQIVYFNSYVVLSPGNAETLTYKQLLSEDQWLEIEDQIYSEDSTLAGVEVGIGAEALLRLLADINLEESAESLREEITTAKGQKRAKLIKRLRVIDNFIATGSKPEWMVMAVIPVIPPDLRPMVQLDGGRFATSDLNDLYRRVINRNNRLARLQEILAPEIIVRNEKRMLQEAVDALIDNGRRGRTVVGANNRPLKSLSDIIEGKQGRFRQNLLGKRVDYSGRSVIVVGPKLNIHQCGLPREMAIELFQPFVINRLIRSGMVNNIKAAKKLISRSDPSVWDVLEEVIEGHPVLLNRAPTLHRLGIQAFEPILVEGRAIQLHPLVCPAFNADFDGDQMAVHVPLSLESQAEARLLMLASNNILSPATGRPIITPSQDMVLGAYYLTAENPNATKGAGRYFTCLDDVVMAYEQQQIDLHAYIYVRYDGEVETGEPDIEPVEVKPNDDGSRTLLYKFRRVREDAEGNMMSQYIRTTPGRVIYNKAIQEAIAS is encoded by the coding sequence ATCACCAGAACGCATTCGGATTTGGGGTGAGAGAACTTTGCCGAATGGTCAGGTAGTTGGTGAAGTCACAAAGCCAGAGACAATAAATTACCGTACTTTAAAACCGGAGATGGATGGCTTGTTCTGCGAGCGCATCTTTGGTCCAGCTAAAGATTGGGAATGCCATTGTGGCAAATACAAGAGAGTGCGTCATAGAGGTATTGTGTGCGAACGCTGTGGCGTGGAAGTGACTGAATCACGAGTGCGCCGCCACCGCATGGGTTACATTAAACTCGCCGCACCAGTCGCTCACGTTTGGTATCTCAAAGGCATTCCCAGCTATATCTCTATCCTGCTAGATATGCCTTTGCGGGATGTAGAGCAAATTGTTTATTTCAATTCCTATGTTGTTCTCAGTCCTGGCAATGCTGAAACCTTAACTTACAAACAGTTACTGAGTGAAGACCAGTGGCTGGAAATCGAAGACCAAATTTACTCAGAAGATTCGACGCTTGCTGGGGTAGAGGTCGGTATTGGTGCAGAAGCGTTGTTGCGGTTGCTCGCCGATATTAACTTAGAAGAATCAGCTGAATCCTTGCGGGAAGAAATTACGACCGCCAAAGGTCAAAAGCGGGCGAAGCTGATTAAGCGGCTACGGGTGATTGACAACTTCATCGCCACCGGATCTAAGCCTGAGTGGATGGTTATGGCTGTGATTCCCGTTATTCCCCCAGATTTGCGCCCAATGGTGCAGTTGGACGGTGGACGATTTGCGACGAGCGATTTGAATGATTTATATCGCCGAGTGATTAACCGCAACAACCGTTTGGCACGCCTGCAAGAAATTTTGGCTCCAGAGATTATTGTTCGCAACGAAAAGCGGATGCTGCAAGAAGCAGTGGACGCTTTGATTGACAATGGTCGTCGGGGACGCACGGTCGTAGGCGCAAACAACCGACCACTCAAGTCCTTGTCCGACATCATCGAAGGTAAGCAAGGACGTTTCCGGCAAAACTTACTCGGTAAACGGGTTGACTACTCAGGACGTTCCGTGATAGTCGTCGGACCAAAGCTTAACATCCACCAGTGCGGTTTGCCACGAGAAATGGCAATTGAGCTATTTCAACCGTTTGTCATCAATCGGCTGATTCGTAGCGGAATGGTGAATAACATCAAAGCTGCGAAAAAGTTGATATCTCGTTCTGACCCGAGTGTTTGGGATGTTCTAGAAGAAGTGATAGAAGGACACCCTGTTCTGCTCAACCGTGCGCCGACGCTGCACCGTTTGGGTATTCAAGCTTTCGAGCCAATTTTAGTAGAAGGTCGAGCAATTCAGCTCCACCCACTTGTTTGTCCAGCATTTAACGCTGACTTTGATGGTGACCAAATGGCGGTACACGTACCGTTATCTTTGGAATCTCAAGCGGAAGCACGGTTATTGATGCTGGCGTCTAACAACATTTTGTCACCAGCAACTGGTAGACCAATTATTACACCTAGCCAAGACATGGTCTTAGGGGCATATTACTTAACCGCAGAAAATCCTAATGCAACAAAAGGCGCAGGACGGTACTTTACTTGTCTTGATGATGTTGTCATGGCTTACGAACAGCAACAAATTGACCTCCATGCCTACATCTATGTGCGATATGACGGCGAAGTCGAGACAGGTGAGCCAGATATAGAACCGGTTGAAGTTAAACCCAATGACGATGGTAGCCGGACTTTGCTGTATAAGTTCCGTCGAGTCAGAGAAGATGCTGAGGGAAACATGATGTCTCAGTATATACGTACAACACCAGGTCGCGTTATTTATAATAAAGCAATTCAAGAAGCGATCGCCAGTTAA
- a CDS encoding cellulase family glycosylhydrolase yields MSDLPAQSQVNEINNEIVMELPLSTRGAKIIDAKGRQVLLRGVNWFGMETETHVPHGLWKRNYKEILAQIKTLGYNLIRLPYSVQALLSPKISGIDFSIGSNQELEGKTPIEVMDLIIEEAESQGLLVLLDSHCLSDKRIAELWYEDNFTEADWINTWTMLANRYKNQTNVIGGDLKNEPHGKASWGTDDLATDWRLAAERAGNAILEVNPNWLIVVEGVEKNVPTQKLPNHWHGGNLEGVKRYPVRLSRRNKLVYSPHEYGPGVAEQSWFSDPKFPKDLINRWQIGFHYISSQNLAPIFVGEFGGRKVDTNSKEGIWQNEFVQYIKQKQLSFAYWSLNPNSSDTGGILLDDWQNIDIPKQQLLSQMLPVSFSQVAPVLVEEDTEKIIPSTSASQNSLSSLDRISSSSSQLAVTSDIYANWQTGFCVSFKIMNQGNTKVNNWQITFDMKQAAINNSWNANFKPQGATQYAVTPLEWGRVIDPNQVRDVGFCANKVGLDYQPREVRVKSQR; encoded by the coding sequence ATGAGTGACTTGCCTGCTCAAAGCCAGGTAAATGAGATAAATAATGAAATAGTTATGGAATTACCACTTTCAACTCGTGGCGCAAAAATTATCGATGCCAAAGGACGACAAGTTTTGCTAAGAGGTGTTAACTGGTTTGGCATGGAAACAGAAACTCATGTTCCGCACGGGTTGTGGAAGCGAAATTATAAGGAGATATTGGCACAAATAAAGACACTTGGCTATAACTTAATTCGCTTACCTTACTCTGTACAAGCGCTATTGTCACCTAAGATTAGTGGTATTGATTTCAGTATTGGTAGCAATCAAGAATTAGAAGGTAAAACTCCAATAGAAGTGATGGATTTAATTATTGAGGAGGCAGAAAGTCAAGGGTTACTCGTTTTACTTGATAGTCACTGTTTGAGTGATAAACGCATTGCCGAATTGTGGTATGAAGACAATTTTACAGAAGCAGACTGGATTAATACTTGGACAATGCTAGCCAATAGATACAAGAATCAAACCAACGTTATTGGTGGTGATCTAAAAAACGAACCTCACGGAAAAGCGAGCTGGGGTACTGACGATTTAGCAACAGACTGGCGACTTGCAGCAGAACGGGCAGGAAATGCAATTCTTGAGGTTAATCCTAACTGGCTGATTGTTGTGGAAGGAGTAGAAAAGAATGTTCCTACACAAAAGCTGCCTAACCATTGGCACGGTGGTAATTTAGAAGGAGTGAAGCGCTACCCAGTGCGTTTATCTCGTCGCAACAAGCTTGTCTATTCACCTCATGAATACGGCCCCGGAGTTGCGGAACAGTCTTGGTTTTCTGATCCAAAATTTCCGAAAGATCTTATCAATCGCTGGCAAATAGGATTTCATTATATTTCTAGTCAAAATCTTGCACCCATTTTTGTTGGTGAATTCGGTGGAAGGAAAGTAGATACAAATTCTAAAGAAGGAATTTGGCAGAACGAATTTGTGCAATATATTAAACAGAAACAATTAAGTTTTGCTTACTGGAGTTTAAATCCTAATAGTTCTGATACAGGGGGTATTTTATTAGATGATTGGCAAAATATTGATATTCCGAAACAGCAACTACTGTCCCAAATGCTGCCAGTTAGTTTTTCTCAAGTAGCACCTGTCTTAGTGGAAGAGGATACAGAAAAAATTATTCCCTCTACTTCCGCATCACAAAATTCTTTATCTTCTCTTGACCGTATTTCTTCCTCTTCTTCCCAACTAGCTGTTACTTCTGATATTTACGCAAATTGGCAAACAGGATTTTGTGTTAGCTTCAAAATCATGAATCAGGGAAATACGAAGGTTAACAATTGGCAAATAACATTTGATATGAAACAGGCTGCTATTAATAATTCTTGGAACGCTAACTTTAAACCTCAAGGAGCAACACAATATGCCGTAACTCCACTAGAGTGGGGACGGGTAATTGACCCAAATCAAGTACGTGATGTTGGTTTTTGTGCTAACAAAGTTGGTTTAGACTACCAACCGAGGGAAGTCAGAGTCAAGAGTCAAAGGTAA
- the hisD gene encoding histidinol dehydrogenase: MLRIITQQADVRAELQRICDRTHDEQVLHKEATVREVLQAVKRQGDNAVLHYTAEFDKQTLKPDELRVTGSELDAAYQQVSKELLQAIRLACRQIDAFHRQRVPKSWVQFGDDEIVLGKRYTPVDKAGLYVPGGRAAYPSTVLMNAIPAKVAGVPRVAMVTPPGPDKAVNPAVLVAAQEAGVQEIYRVGGAQAIAALAYGTETIPKVNVITGPGNIYVTLAKKLVYGTVGIDSLAGPSEVLIIADEFANPVHIAADLLAQAEHDPMAAAILLTTDAALAKNVQVAVERQLVDHPRRLLTEKAIAHYGLIVIVETLEAAAELSNEFAPEHLELEVEDPWKLLQQIRNAGAIFLGYSTPEAVGDYLAGPNHTLPTSGAARYASALGVETFMKHSSIIQYSQTALEKVAGAIDVLATAEGLPSHADSVRRRVQKQE; encoded by the coding sequence ATGCTGCGAATTATTACTCAGCAGGCAGACGTTAGAGCAGAACTACAACGGATCTGCGATCGCACCCATGATGAACAGGTACTTCACAAAGAAGCAACAGTGCGGGAAGTGTTGCAAGCAGTGAAGCGCCAAGGCGATAACGCTGTACTGCATTACACCGCCGAATTCGATAAGCAAACCCTCAAGCCAGATGAACTGCGCGTGACAGGCTCAGAACTGGATGCAGCCTACCAACAGGTATCAAAGGAATTGCTCCAGGCAATCAGGCTTGCTTGCCGCCAAATCGATGCATTTCACCGCCAGCGAGTCCCCAAAAGTTGGGTACAATTTGGCGATGATGAGATCGTGTTAGGCAAGCGCTACACACCAGTAGATAAAGCAGGGTTATATGTGCCAGGTGGTCGCGCCGCCTATCCAAGTACGGTATTGATGAACGCAATACCGGCAAAGGTAGCTGGTGTCCCGCGTGTGGCAATGGTCACACCACCAGGACCAGACAAAGCAGTTAACCCAGCAGTGTTGGTAGCAGCACAAGAAGCTGGAGTACAAGAAATTTATCGCGTCGGAGGCGCACAGGCGATCGCCGCTTTAGCCTATGGTACAGAAACGATTCCTAAAGTTAATGTCATCACAGGACCAGGCAATATTTACGTCACTTTGGCGAAAAAACTCGTCTATGGTACTGTCGGCATCGATTCCTTAGCTGGACCAAGCGAAGTCCTCATTATTGCTGATGAATTCGCAAATCCTGTACACATTGCCGCTGATTTGTTAGCGCAAGCAGAACATGATCCGATGGCAGCAGCAATTTTGCTGACCACGGATGCAGCTTTAGCAAAAAACGTACAAGTGGCCGTGGAGAGACAACTTGTGGATCACCCAAGGCGCTTGCTTACAGAAAAGGCGATCGCTCACTACGGTTTAATAGTGATTGTAGAAACCTTGGAAGCCGCAGCAGAACTCTCAAACGAATTTGCCCCCGAACACCTAGAGTTGGAAGTAGAAGATCCTTGGAAGTTACTACAACAGATTCGGAATGCGGGCGCTATTTTCTTGGGCTATTCCACACCAGAAGCCGTAGGAGATTATTTAGCTGGACCTAATCACACCTTACCAACTTCTGGTGCGGCTCGTTATGCCTCAGCATTGGGAGTCGAAACTTTCATGAAACACTCTAGTATTATTCAGTACTCTCAAACCGCACTAGAAAAAGTGGCTGGTGCAATTGATGTACTGGCAACAGCTGAAGGCTTGCCTTCTCATGCTGATTCTGTCAGACGTCGAGTCCAAAAGCAAGAGTAA
- a CDS encoding ATP-binding protein: MIKTPQHCYQIAQRSKQDREICLQQSQKIRKFVPFELKKQDMSDCFLISEKLYGRQHEVETLLAAFERVKSSGTTEMILVAGAAGVGKTAVVKEVHKAMASSGMTRTISQRLDATRIAQPRSYFIQGKCDILQRNIPLSALVQAVEDLIGQLLSETDAEIQQWKSKILSALGEQAQIIIDVIPKLELIIGKQPLVPELSGITPQDTFILLLKNFLKLFTKKDHPLVIFLDDLQWVDTFNLTFIKSLMTGNSDTIRNNNHCDITLNNHTNQDDNEGGLLFIGAYRHNEILKTHPLCVTKNELKKTNVKINTMNLQPLNQANSNRLIADILCCSEALAIPLNQMVFAKTKGNPFFIRRFLKDLYDKGLMQFNFDVGHWECDITQVKALALTDDVIESMRIQVENLPKHTQEVLKLAACMGKSFDIKTLSILYQKSVVDTASDLWAALVEGLVILEVDNNKLFLNKNTYSGTISSQEGKQQLSNTNSIPQYKFIHERVQQAAYSLITDSKKQSINLEVGQLLLDNTSIEQRDEKIFDVANQFNVAVALITYKTGATKLQR; encoded by the coding sequence ATGATAAAAACTCCTCAACATTGCTATCAGATTGCCCAAAGATCAAAGCAGGATCGAGAAATCTGCCTGCAACAGTCGCAAAAAATCAGAAAATTTGTGCCTTTTGAGTTAAAAAAGCAGGATATGTCAGACTGTTTTCTGATTTCTGAAAAACTCTATGGTCGCCAACATGAAGTTGAAACTCTACTGGCTGCTTTTGAGCGAGTAAAAAGCAGTGGAACAACTGAAATGATCTTAGTAGCTGGTGCCGCTGGTGTGGGCAAAACAGCAGTTGTTAAAGAAGTTCACAAAGCGATGGCTTCGTCAGGCATGACACGGACAATAAGTCAGAGACTTGACGCTACGCGTATCGCGCAACCGCGTAGTTACTTTATCCAAGGGAAATGTGACATATTACAACGTAACATTCCCTTGTCAGCATTGGTACAAGCTGTTGAGGACTTAATTGGACAATTGCTAAGTGAAACTGATGCTGAAATTCAACAGTGGAAAAGTAAGATTTTGTCAGCGTTAGGTGAACAAGCTCAAATCATTATTGATGTTATCCCTAAACTGGAACTCATTATTGGTAAGCAACCCTTAGTTCCTGAGTTATCTGGTATTACTCCCCAAGATACCTTCATTTTATTGCTGAAAAATTTTCTAAAATTATTTACAAAAAAAGACCATCCCTTGGTTATCTTCCTCGATGATTTGCAATGGGTAGATACATTTAATTTGACATTTATTAAATCATTGATGACTGGGAATTCAGATACTATAAGAAATAATAATCACTGTGATATTACGTTAAATAATCATACAAATCAGGATGACAACGAAGGGGGTTTACTTTTCATTGGTGCTTACCGTCATAATGAGATTTTAAAAACACATCCGCTATGTGTAACAAAAAATGAGCTAAAAAAAACAAACGTAAAAATTAACACTATGAATCTACAGCCATTAAATCAGGCTAATTCAAATCGTCTCATCGCTGACATCCTGTGTTGTTCAGAAGCGCTTGCTATTCCTCTCAACCAAATGGTATTTGCAAAAACTAAAGGCAACCCCTTCTTTATTCGTCGATTCCTTAAAGATTTATACGATAAGGGGCTAATGCAATTTAATTTTGATGTTGGTCATTGGGAGTGTGATATTACTCAAGTCAAGGCGTTAGCTTTAACAGATGATGTCATAGAAAGTATGAGAATTCAAGTAGAAAACTTACCAAAACATACTCAAGAAGTATTGAAATTAGCTGCTTGCATGGGGAAGTCTTTTGATATAAAAACTCTTAGCATTTTATATCAAAAGTCTGTAGTAGATACAGCTAGTGATTTGTGGGCTGCCTTAGTTGAAGGGCTAGTTATACTTGAAGTTGATAATAATAAGTTATTTTTAAATAAGAATACTTATTCAGGAACTATCTCTAGTCAAGAGGGGAAACAACAATTATCAAATACTAATTCTATACCTCAATACAAATTTATACATGAGCGAGTTCAGCAAGCTGCTTATTCTCTAATTACTGATTCAAAAAAACAGTCAATTAACCTGGAGGTTGGACAACTACTGTTAGATAACACTTCCATTGAACAACGGGATGAAAAGATTTTTGATGTGGCGAATCAGTTCAACGTAGCAGTGGCACTAATCACATATAAGACTGGCGCGACAAAGTTACAGCGATGA